GCGAGCCGCTCTTCGTCAAGGGACGCCGCCCGCTGCAGCCCACCCCGCTCGGCCGTGCCCTGGCCGAGCATGGGCAGGCGATGCTGATCGCCTCGCGCAAGGCGTCCGACCTCGTCACCAGCTTCCACCACGGCAGGAGCGGGCTGGTGCGCATCGGCGGCACGCCCTTCTTCATGGACGCGCTGATCTCCGGAACGATCGCGGAGTTCCAGAACCAGTTCCCCGACGTGCGCATCGACCAGAGCTACGGCTATCTGCCGGAACTCCAGGCCGGACTGCTCGCCGGCCGGCTCGACCTCGCGGTCTGCCCGGTCGACATCCTCGACGAGGGCTCAGGGCTGCGCTTCCAGGAGATCCTGCCCGGCCGCAATGTCGTCGCCTGTCGTTCGACCCACCCGCTTCTGCTGAAGCGCAAGATCCGGGCGCCGGACCTGCTCGACTACCCCTGGATCGCGCCGCCGCCCGGCAGCCCGCTGCTGGCCGACCTGCGCAGCCTGCTGCTCTCGCTCGGCGCGACCGAGATCAAGGTCCGCTATTCGGGGGGCTCGCTCACCAGCGCGAT
The nucleotide sequence above comes from Aquibium microcysteis. Encoded proteins:
- a CDS encoding LysR family transcriptional regulator, translating into MKLDERHLIQLAAVVQSGGVTEGAASLGLAQPAVSRTLAMLEKRLGEPLFVKGRRPLQPTPLGRALAEHGQAMLIASRKASDLVTSFHHGRSGLVRIGGTPFFMDALISGTIAEFQNQFPDVRIDQSYGYLPELQAGLLAGRLDLAVCPVDILDEGSGLRFQEILPGRNVVACRSTHPLLLKRKIRAPDLLDYPWIAPPPGSPLLADLRSLLLSLGATEIKVRYSGGSLTSAMTYLKGTDALTVLPHGVVFAFRKEKAITALPIGLPHPERALGLLRLAEAPRSPAAEAFAGHVKESFDTLRHLIKRHEQAVVWGA